The Geminocystis sp. NIES-3708 genomic sequence TAATAATTAACAATTAGTAAGATTTTTTAATAAGCTAAAACGTATTTAACTAGAATCTTTTAAAATTAATAAAAATTTTTAAAACTCTTACTCAGTTTACTATTGCCCATTGCTGACTCTCATCATTCTAATTAGATATATTTTAGATTCAATATTTTATGAGTAAAAAAATTCGTCAATTAATTCCGATTGTTTTTGTCTTGATTTTATTCTCGGTATCAATCATAGCCATCGTCTCTGAATTAAAAAAATACAGTATAGAATCAGTATGGTTATACTTACAAAATATTCCCCGTTGGCATAAAATAACCGCATTATTGATGACAATATTAGGTTACGGATTAATGACAGGATATGACTTACTTGGATTTGCTCACATTCAGCAAAAATTAGCACCTCTAAAAATAGCTTTTACCGCCTTTATTAGTTATGCAGTTGGTAATACAGTTGGCTTCACCGCTTTTTCTGGTACTGCTATCCGTTATCGCTATTATGGTTTATGGGGTATCTCTAAAATAAAGATAGCGGAATTAATCGTTTTTACTCATCTAACTTTTTGGTTAGGATTATTTAGTGTCAGTGGTATTGTATGCTTATTAGATCCCTTAACCTTACCCGCTGTTATCAAACTACCTTTTAAATCGATACACCCATTGGGATTTATTTTTTTATTTTTAGTATTAATCTATTTTATTGTTAGTGTCACCATTAAAC encodes the following:
- a CDS encoding UPF0104 family protein, whose protein sequence is MSKKIRQLIPIVFVLILFSVSIIAIVSELKKYSIESVWLYLQNIPRWHKITALLMTILGYGLMTGYDLLGFAHIQQKLAPLKIAFTAFISYAVGNTVGFTAFSGTAIRYRYYGLWGISKIKIAELIVFTHLTFWLGLFSVSGIVCLLDPLTLPAVIKLPFKSIHPLGFIFLFLVLIYFIVSVTIKHSLKFGEDEITFPKPVISFASILVTAFDWGIAASVLYLLLPVDTHLSFIGFFGIYIVALTTGFISNVPGGLGVFETVILYLRPESVSAADMLGGLIAYRIVYFFVPLIVALLLIIIQTWNSKHSHL